The Coffea arabica cultivar ET-39 chromosome 2c, Coffea Arabica ET-39 HiFi, whole genome shotgun sequence genome includes the window GACTACACCACCCAGACTGGCTTGCTCTCAACTAAATTTTATCATATACTTAGCAACTACTTATCAGAATTCCATTCTTGCATCGTTTAGGATTAGCACTTGTCTTGCAGCCCTATTAATAGCTAACAACATCCTCTCACCTTTCATTTAATGTAAACGTGTCACATTACATGGGTTGCATTGCAGTTCAAGATCTTCCATTAACAACTTCATTGATAGAATATTAACTAATTAAGCAATATTAGCATTCAACTTTAAACAAAATGTATATGAaagaaatattattattgtcaGTTTGGACATAGTACTAGTAATAAAACAGTCTACTTAGACTCGTATGTTAGATTTTAAACATTAAGTAAGTAGACCAACACGAATAATCGCCATGTGAAATTCAAACTGTtacaaagagattgcacataCAATTATACAAGCACACATAAAAGctaggggtgtgcaaaatcaaaaaaatttcgATTTACCGACCGATGAATTGAATTTTCGAAATCGAAAATTCAGAATTCGGAACTGAAATCGAGtttttcgatttcgaattatgCGATTTTGGTTCGAATTTGGTAATGGGATTTTTCAAATCGGAATTCGGAATTTctattttgatttcaaattcatttttcatacatacatatatataatatatatatatatatatgtaatataacatttatattataataataatttttatattcatgaatttgGTGATTCGtaattcctatttcgatttcaaattcatttttcatatatatatatatatatatatatattatatacatgtaatataacatttatataataataataataatttttatattcctAAATTCGGTGAAATCAAAATTTGCCAATTTTCGAATTGAATTCGATCGAAAATTCTGATATCAAAATTCCGATTTTGAAGTTTCGAATTATCGATTTCGATTCCGATTCACACCCCCCACGTAAAGCATAAAAATAGAACCTTTATAATGCCAAGCAGACCTTGATTCCAGGTGTAACATGTAACACAATGCCAAGCAGTCACAATAATAACGATGATTACCAGTGAGTTCACATTTCCCACCAACAACGTGGTAGATGCTATGGTTTTTCGCATATTTTTTACAGGTGTGGAGTGCATCAATGCACAAAGTAAATGCATCAATACAGCATGGAAGGCAGAGCTCAGATTTAACAATGCACACTGCTAGGCTCCAGTGTCATAAAATGACACATTTGTAGCAGCTTCCCAAGGGTTTCCCGCCTTGCATATTCTCTTGGATGATCTCCAGCTGCAAAATGATCTCTTCAAATGTCGGTCTGCAATCTGGATTCTTATGCCAGCAATCTCGTAAAAGCCTGCACCAGAATTTGCCATTCCATATCAACCTAGCATCACATTGTAGCGTATCCAAACTGCAGAACATACCGTGGTCTTCATATGGTGGTCATTGTCATTTGCAACTAAGGCTGACTATGCAACAGCCATAAGAAATGAGCATGAAAATGCAGTTAAGCATTTGCATCTGTTATGGTAATTGACAGGGCGTTTTGTGACAACAGAGTTGAGAAGCACTGTATGACTTGAATTAGCATAAATCTGTAGTTTGAGCAACTTTCCTATTGGCAAATGAAGTAGGGATAAGATCTGTTAAGGCAGAAAAATTCTTTTGCTTACCTGCGGATTGGTTCAGGGTATACAAATGAAGAGAGAGGTGGACGCAAATCTTCATATGCCCGCTTGTCTGCCACTTCCTCTGGAGCCTCCTCTCGACTAGATGGTCCGCCTTGGAACATCTGCAGTAAAATGATGTATGAGATTTAGAAGCACCACGACACAATTGATAGGTTCAATAGAGATAGTCTGGGCTAGCAGCAGTCTAACTAGGAATTCTTTCCTGTTATTACAACCAGTTCATGTATTTTACCTCATGAACAAccagagcaaaagaaaagacaTCCACGCTTATCCCATATGTTTCTCGGCGGTACACCTCTGGAGCCATATAACGATCTGAGAAATCTTTTAATAGCTTCTCAAGCAGacataaaaatcatgaaaattttgTAAATACTAGTCGGGGGGCAGAGCGTACATGATCCAGTTTCCCCGGTCATTTTGTAACCAAGAGCATTTTTTTCCTGCACAATTTTGCTTAGTCCAAAGTCTGTGACTTTGAGATGTCTTGCTTCATTTTGTAGTATATTTCTGCATCGTGAACACGGTAGATACAATTATGGTCCAAAACCTTATGCAAGTAAAACAGCACCAAGAAACTTGCATCATAAACCAACCGTACATAACGTCATGCATTTCACAGATATGACAGATACATAACTATAAGTTAACTGCCAATACCTTGGGGTCAAATCTCTATGGATTATAGGATGGGGTTTATGCTGATGAAGATAATTCATGCCTCTGCAAACACAAAATGTCAGCACATTGGATAACTGATTCACTAAGATTTTTCCACAAGGGCTGTATTACACAACTGTAGGATGATGTGGAATAAAAAATGCTCATTAACTTTTTCCCATCACATCATTTTTTGATCAAGTTTAATTCTTATGGGACTCTCATTAAAATTACCTTCTCTCAAATCCTTAGGAAAACTAGCATCCAGTTTACCTCCAGATTCTTCCATTTATATTAAACATGCAGTACTCCTTCATAAACTAGAATAATGGATGGAAAATATTGAAGGAAATGCAAAGCCTAATATGAATTGCAATGTGAGGCATGCccattaaaaataaaagtattGCTGCAGAACAAAGAAGCACTATAAGCTGCAGCTGTGACCAATggctcaggagcaaatttgaaAACATAGCATCATTTACCTTGCAATGTCTAAAGCATAAGCAACTGCTGTTGGTGGATCAagtcttcctttctttcttagGATATCGTACAAACTTCCCTGTATTGAACAAGTGAAATGTCAAGGCCCTAATATTCAGCGACATGCAGAATAgtaggaaaatattttacattttGGAGATACTCTGTGAGGAAGGTTAAACGATCAGAATGTTTTACAACGCCAAGGAACTGCACTATATTTGGGTGGCGCAGCTTTTGCCATAACGCAAGTTCCTTGAGAAAGGTTTTCCTGTAAACAACAGAAAAATATCAAATCGAAAAAGATGATTGGTAAAAATTTCAAGGGCAGCACAGAGCGGGAATCTTTGCTAATCATGATGGTTGTCAAGGCTCCAACCGTTAGGTGTCAAGCTGCGTGAAGCAAGCTCAGTTTATCTTTCCAATTTTGCCTCCTTACGATTCCAACATGCAAAAGAGAAGGATAAAAGTTTGCATTGAATGTTACCTTAAGAGATTATACTCTTTTCATTTACCAAATGAAGATGAATGCATGTAATGAAAACTTCTCTTGTGGATATACTAACCGAAATTGCAAGAAGAATTACTTTTAACCATGTTTATGAGTAACACAatatttgtttgatttttttatcCCTGATACCTAAACAGCATAGGGCCAAAAAAATGATTTACAGTAGTTTGCAACTcgtaaatatcaaaattttctcaTTGACCAAGATAATCAGACCCCAAAAGCAGATAAAGTTGGACAGGCATCAAAAGCTCTAAGGATGCAGGAAAATTAAGAACGTCAGCTGGACATAGGGAGAACACATtagttaaagaaagaaaaattggaactTACTTGACCGTCTCATTTGAAGCAATAGATGAGCGAATTGTTTTTGCTGCAACTTCTGTACCACGCCATTTCACCAAATAGACTTCACCATATGCACCCtgctttttccttttaattattttgtaaCACTGAAGACAGTATATGTATcctcaaataaaatttttgagaCTTCTTTTGAAAGCGGAAAATAAGACATATGCCACAGTGGCTTTAGATTTCTCTAGCAAATAATTGAGATCACGGcaataagaaaaaggaaaagacaatATAGCTGAAAGAAATTACTTCTCCAAGGAGAGGTGCTTCAGTCATGTCAACCTCAGTGTACTCAATTTCATAACCTCGCATCTGAGAGTCAAGAGCAACCTGTCCAAAGTTTTACAGATTTCAATACTAAGATATCTGAAACATGAAGTACAAAACTTCAATGTCATTTAGCTATGTTATAGGCAATAAGGCAATAGACAATCTAATGGTATTAGGTTTACAACCAATATACAGTATTATCAGTACTCCTAGCAACTGAAACTTCGAAAGGACTGGCAGTACTGTTAGAGGCTAGCTTCCTCACTAACTCATAATGTTTTTGAGATTTTCCACTTTGTATTTGTTCTAATGGAACTTGATCATTGCActtattttccagttttgccacCAAACTAAAACAGTGCGTGTATCATGAAAACTTAAAGTTATATTTGCATGTTTCTGCTCACCAAATTTTACTTTTGCCAGCCTTTTCTCCTATTTAGATAAGTTTTCTCAATTCAGCTGCACAAGGAGGACGAGAACTTTTTTGAGTTAAAAAAAGGCACCATACTTACTTTGACTAGAAGAATAGATAAATCATGAAAATCACGTCAGAGGACTCATTACCGTAGGAAAAAGCACCAGTATGCTCAGATTTCTAAACAACTTAAAAGCAAGCCCTTCAGATTTCAGAAGAAGGTAGAAATTAGGAAGAGAAGGGAGTAGAAAGAAAAGTTTTGCTAAATCtttcattcaatttttttttctcttgatgCATAACAGGTCCGCTGATCAATTTGGAACTATTTGTCACATCAAAGAAGCAAAACAGCACTACAGGCTAACGGGAGATGCTCATCTTGATGCAATGAAGGTAAATCTATTGACACACActttaaaccttttttttttgggcaattcTATTGTTTCCCCTCATTAAAACTTACTTCACAAGAGAAGTATGTTGAGGCTACATTACCGGATCAATTCCACCATGTTTCTCCAGTATCTTACAAATGTCTGCATGGCCAAAGCTGCGAGCATCTGACAGTGGCTGCAAATGATTTCATCACAGGCACCATGTCAATTAATTATATTGTTGAAATACATAAACTTTTGAAGAAATAGAATTTTCTATCTGCATCAGTTTGTTAAGAATAGAAAATCAAACAGTGAATGACAGCATGAACCAGTGGCACTGGCTTAACATTCCCTCTGAATCTGGTATTAGCAATTGTGCTGAATTTGGGATCAAGGATACTTCTATAGTGGAAGAAGATAACTAAATTCATTATGGATGATAAAACAAGTTGATCTGGGATCACCAGTTGAAAAGTGGATATTATGATATAGCAGACAGCAAGAATACAAGGCAGAAGCTGGATACTGCTAGATCCAAGTtgctatatatacatatatatatatatatatatatatatttcttctGGAAGTCCAGTATTGctggaaaaaggaagaaaccaAGAATGTCTtctgctgaaaaaaaaaatcatgaatgacAAAGGAAATCTGTCTTAGAGACAAGTATTCTTCTTACTGTGGAACTACAGGCTAGCTGTTGTACTTTTACAGCAGAATGTAATATGCCGAACCATGAACTTTTATTGTCAACAAATTTTTTTACAATGGTAGAACAGCTAGTAAATCTTTACGAGTAATAATATATGCTTTGTTTAAGATAACAAACTTCTAAGTCATTCATGAGTGACAACTTAATATAGCACATAACTAAAACATGAATTTTTACTCATAATGGTAGACAAATTCCTTTAGAATTAAAGTCATGTGGCGAACAACATCAAAACACACAGATAACGTATTGTCACTGCTCTTTCGTTAGCTAGGGAAAGGCACAGCAAAGGAAAAGGATGAAATGAGGAAGATGGATGTTATACAAGAagtgaagaaattgaaattctgtTGTAAAATCCGCAACAGCAATGAACCACTTAATAGTAAGAGTACAACCTTTGCACACATACACACAACCAAAAAGAGAATATAAGCCAGCAGCTAATCACTGAAATAAACTATGCTATTTGTCACCCATGCAGAGCGAGAGCATGAACTTACAGTACGACCCCATCTATCAGTGGAGTTCACATCTGCTCCTCTTTCAAGAAGTAAGACAACCACCTCAATGTAACCTTCACAAGACGCTAAATGAAGTGCAGTTCTCTTATCGTAGTCTGCCAGAGTGGGTTCCACTCCTTTCTCCAGCTCCTGAACCACACCCTTTTTGTCACCCTTCGATGAGCAGTGAAGAAGGCGATATGGACTTTCTGAATCAATTCTCCTAGTTTGCTTCAGCAGCTGGAAAGATGAGGCAATAAAGTTTAAGCATTACCATATATCAGAAGTGAAATTACTGGAGTTTTTCATTGAGAAGCATGGCCTTCGCAACTGAAATATGCTAAATGTTGTGGATATCCTGTTATTTTGATACAAGAATGCTTTCTGCATACTGAATTCACAGAGAAGTTCCCAAAGGATTCAACATGGATAAGATGCACTATTTCCAGATATTCCTTCCTAGCTGACGTATGGGGAAGGGCAACAATAACTCAATCTCCGTTACAAATCTTGAAATGCCATGTACAAAGGATCTCTCTAACGACCTGATCTCATGAGAATCCAAGTCCTTTTCTATTTTATCTCTTTAAGTGTTCCCTTTATTGTATGGCAATGAACAGAATAGGTTCAAGATTTCACCCCACCTCACTCTGAGCGATGATGTTTTGGCTGGTTAATCAAACATAAATTACTAGCCTTAACAGAAGATTTTCAGAATCTATCTAAATTCGTCCCAACACCTACTCAGGGAAATGGCAAAGGTTCTGATTTCTGAACAAGAAACATAAACTTGCTAGTGCCATTGCCCATCACCTCTTCTGCGTAAGTTTACAGTATATCaggcatccaaaccaatttcaAGAATAGAAAGACCTGTTGCGTGCACCCCATAAAAAGCCAAAGCTGCAAAAAATCTTAGGAGTATAACAAAACGAAAACTACAAAGGAAACAGAATTAACATGAATTAACATTTATGTGCCCAGTTGTACGCTTCCAAGTAGTAGtaataaacaaaagaataaaCCGGAATATTACCGTGAGATTCAGTACCTGAGACTTGTGATATTCCATAAAAAAGTGTGTGATTTTCAGACAAAAAGGAACGATCGATCCCAGTACAATGTTAACTGATATAAACGGAGAGATATATTTAAAGAGAAGTGGAAGTACACTAGTATTAGTTCAGCTCATAATAAACTTAGCTGATGATGTTGAAATGACAGTAAAGGCTCTGTTCCGGAGGCTCCCATAGAAAAAGATTTAAAAGGGTTAACACAGCCATCGAGTTCGGAGGTATCAAAGAAGCATGGTCTTGAAACTTTTCGTCCAACCTTATTGGTGCTTTCTTTTGCATGCATTTTGTCTTTCAATTGGGGGGCAGTTTCGATTTAAGCAATGCTAACTGGACAGTGGAGACGGATATTATCGTATAGACTAAGCTCCTATGCTTAGGCTTTTCGGTAAAAGTCCTGAAATATGTGGCTAATCCGAGATGCGAAGTCCtatattctttctttctttcagaAAAAGGCAAAAAGTCCTAGATTCTCTCTAATCCGAGATGTGAAGTCCTAGATTCTTTCCttcgttcaaaaaaaaaaaatttttctagattcTGACCCTCAGCTATTCCAATATTAGAGTCATTTTTTAGAAATAAATAATTATGTAAGTTGATATTACTGAATTTACATATATatcttttaaatttaaaatatttgcTTGATAAATGTgcattgaaattttaaaatgttACTTTTTCAAATGGCAAAATTAGAAAGCACATGTTAAATTTGGAGTGGTGATTCTTGTTTCGaaacatcaataaaataaaaacacatCATTAACAATGGAACTAAGGGAATAGttgatttataaaatatatacaactcttgtaattttctttttctagagTTTGAGGAGAAAGTTTTGGCCTATTTTATTTTAGCCATGGGGAAAAGATGTAAACATTTGATATTGTAATTCACACAGACACTTCTAAGAtgtcattttatttttgtcaaatttttatGCACCTTTGACTTTATTAAGCAATTCGCATTGGATGATATCCAACAAATTCAATAATATAATTATCTTTTTTATCACACAaagatatatgcaagttagctAGGACAAGTTGAGCAATGGAAgcaaaaaaagaggaagagatTCACACTCTCAGTTAAATATATACACAAGTGTTGAAGTATAGTATAATTGACAAGATGTTTGGAAATATCAGTTTCAAATAGTATTTTATTTACGTCATAATTATAATTTTCAATCAATTATTTATTCtttcaataatattttttatttaacatACATTACAGCACACACATCCCATCATAACAGTAATTATATCCAAacacaataacaaaaaaaaaaaaaccgacaATATTGTTTGGATACAAAACTTATCCCAAAtcatatttcgcttgcatcataaacacattttccaacccacctttttatctcacatacatcacatcacaaaaagtgctacagtaattattccaaataatatttcaaataataccctatccaaacaaaccacaaCATGAAGACCACCTGCACAAAATTTTAGTACCCCATCAAATTGGGGTGGCTACACAATAATGTTGTGCGCCTAAAGCTTAATGTTACTATATAGTACTAATTTCACTGTTCATTAAAACATAAATATTCTTTaataaatgttttaaaaattgtATATGGAGATGGATTGACTCACAAATTTGCTTTTAGGGTGGATTTGATAAGATTGAAGTTTGAAAGCTgaaatctgaatctattaaattattgaa containing:
- the LOC113728014 gene encoding serine/threonine-protein kinase 12-like isoform X2; this encodes MEYHKSQLLKQTRRIDSESPYRLLHCSSKGDKKGVVQELEKGVEPTLADYDKRTALHLASCEGYIEVVVLLLERGADVNSTDRWGRTPLSDARSFGHADICKILEKHGGIDPVALDSQMRGYEIEYTEVDMTEAPLLGEGAYGEVYLVKWRGTEVAAKTIRSSIASNETVKKTFLKELALWQKLRHPNIVQFLGVVKHSDRLTFLTEYLQNGSLYDILRKKGRLDPPTAVAYALDIARGMNYLHQHKPHPIIHRDLTPRNILQNEARHLKVTDFGLSKIVQEKNALGYKMTGETGSYRYMAPEVYRRETYGISVDVFSFALVVHEMFQGGPSSREEAPEEVADKRAYEDLRPPLSSFVYPEPIRRLLRDCWHKNPDCRPTFEEIILQLEIIQENMQGGKPLGSCYKCVIL
- the LOC113728014 gene encoding serine/threonine-protein kinase 12-like isoform X1 — protein: MEYHKSQLLKQTRRIDSESPYRLLHCSSKGDKKGVVQELEKGVEPTLADYDKRTALHLASCEGYIEVVVLLLERGADVNSTDRWGRTPLSDARSFGHADICKILEKHGGIDPVALDSQMRGYEIEYTEVDMTEAPLLGECYKIIKRKKQGAYGEVYLVKWRGTEVAAKTIRSSIASNETVKKTFLKELALWQKLRHPNIVQFLGVVKHSDRLTFLTEYLQNGSLYDILRKKGRLDPPTAVAYALDIARGMNYLHQHKPHPIIHRDLTPRNILQNEARHLKVTDFGLSKIVQEKNALGYKMTGETGSYRYMAPEVYRRETYGISVDVFSFALVVHEMFQGGPSSREEAPEEVADKRAYEDLRPPLSSFVYPEPIRRLLRDCWHKNPDCRPTFEEIILQLEIIQENMQGGKPLGSCYKCVIL